One genomic window of Vicia villosa cultivar HV-30 ecotype Madison, WI unplaced genomic scaffold, Vvil1.0 ctg.000227F_1_1, whole genome shotgun sequence includes the following:
- the LOC131625595 gene encoding acetyl-coenzyme A carboxylase carboxyl transferase subunit beta, chloroplastic-like — METKWFNSMLFNRGLEYRCGLSKSIDSFGPIENNGANEDPSILTDMDNKIDSWKNNSENSSSSHADYLVDVSNIQNSLSQKTFLVSDSNRNNYSISFSIKNQILEIDNNHSFLNEPKSFASYQNSSYLTNVSKSNDPNDTKSNWNHHINSWMESYLRSQICIDSSILDDSDFTQQIENDSDFPEIEDYDYDNGNEFPEIEDYDYDFPEIEDYDYDNGNEFPEIEDYDYDFPEIEDYDYDNGNEFPEVESESDLTQIENDNDSDFIQIKKEFLPIVYDDNTSPFAQFDHLWDVCDTCYAPNYKEFLKSNLHICECCGDYLKMSSSDRIELLIDPGTWNPMDEDMVSLDPIEFDSEEEPYQNRLDSLQEETGLPDAVETGTCQLNGIPVAIGIMDFRFLGGSMGSVVGEKITRLIEYATNQLLPLIIVCASGGARMQEGSISLMQMAKISSALYNYHI; from the exons ATGGAAACAAAGTGGTTCAATTCAATGCTGTTTAATAGGGGTTTAGAATACAGGTGTGGTTTAAGTAAATCAATAGATAGTTTTGGTCCTATTGAAAATAACGGTGCAAATGAAGACCCATCTATTTTAACTGATATGGATAATAAGATTGATAGTTGGAAGAACAATAGTGAAAATTCGAGTTCCAGTCATGCTGATTATTTAGTAGATGTCAGCAACATACAGAATTCCCTATCTCAGAAAACTTTTTTAGTTAGCGATAGTAATAGGAATAATTATTCCATatctttttctattaaaaatcaaattttggagaTTGACAATAATCATTCTTTTTTAAATGAACCAAAAAGTTTCGCTAGTTATCAAAATTCTAGCTATTTGACGAATGTCTCTAAGAGTAATGATCCTAATGATACTAAATCGAATTGGAATCATCACATTAATAGTTGGATGGAGAGTTATCTTCGTTCTCAAATCTGTATTGATAGTTCCATTTTAGATGATAGTGATTTTACTCAACAAATAGAAAATGATAGTGATTTTCCTGAAATAGAAGATTATGATTATGATAATGGTAATGAGTTTCCTGAAATAGAAGATTATGATTATGATTTTCCTGAAATAGAAGATTATGATTATGATAATGGTAATGAGTTTCCTGAAATAGAAGATTATGATTATGATTTTCCTGAAATAGAAGATTATGATTATGATAATGGTAATGAGTTTCCTGAAGTAGAATCTGAGAGTGATTTGACTCAAATCGAAAATGATAATGATAgtgattttattcaaataaaaaaggAGTTTCTTCCAATAGTATATGATGATAATACTAGTCCTTTTGCACAATTTGATCATTTATGGGATGTATGCGATACTTGCTATGCACCAAATTATAAGGAATTTTTGAAATCCAATTTGCATATTTGCGAATGTTGTGGAGATTATTTGAAAATGAGCAGTTCAGATAGAATTGAACTTTTGATTGATCCTGGTACTTGGAATCCGATGGATGAAGACATGGTTTCTCTGGATCCCATTGAATTTGATTCGGAAGAG GAACCTTATCAAAATCGTCTTGATTCTCTTCAAGAAGAGACAGGATTACCGGACGCGGTTGAAACAGGCACATGTCAACTAAATGGTATTCCTGTAGCAATAGGTATTATGGATTTTCGGTTTCTGGGGGGTAGTATGGGATCCGTAGTGGGTGAGAAAATCACTCGGTTGATCGAATATGCTACCAATCAACTTTTACCTCTTATTATAGTATGTGCGTCTGGAGGAGCGCGTATGCAAGAAGGAAGTATCAGCTTAATGCAAATGGCTAAAATTTCTTCTGCTTTATATAATTAtcatatttga
- the LOC131625590 gene encoding ATP synthase subunit alpha, chloroplastic translates to MVIFRADEISKIIRERIEQYNIEVKIDNTGIVLQVGDGIARIFGLNEVMAGELVEFKEGTVGIALNLESKNVGVVLMGDGFMIQEGSSVKATGIIAQIPVSEGYLGRVVNALAKPIDGRGEISASESRLIESPAPGIISRRSVYEPLQTGLIAIDSMIPIGRGQRELIIGDRQTGKTAVATDTILNQQGQNVVCVYVAIGQKASSVAQVVNTLQDRGAMEYTIIVAETANSPATLQYLAPYTGAALAEYFMYRERHTLIIYDDPSKQAQAYRQMSLLLRRPPGREAYPGDVFYLHSRLLERAAKLSSQLGEGSMTALPIVETQSGDVSAYIPTNVISITDGQILLSADLFNAGIRPAINVGISVSRVGSAAQIKAMKQVAGKLKLELAQFAELEAFAQFSSDLDKATQNQLARGRRLHELLKQSQSAPLTVEE, encoded by the coding sequence ATGGTAATTTTTCGTGCAGATGAAATTAGTAAAATTATCCGTGAACGTATTGAGCAATATAATATCGAAGTAAAAATTGACAATACAGGTATCGTACTTCAAGTAGGCGATGGCATTGCTCGTATTTTTGGTCTTAATGAAGTAATGGCAGGTGAATTAGTAGAATTTAAAGAGGGTACAGTAGGCATTGCTTTGAATTTGGAATCAAAAAATGTTGGTGTTGTATTAATGGGTGATGGTTTCATGATACAAGAGGGAAGTTCCGTAAAAGCAACAGGAATAATTGCTCAGATACCAGTAAGTGAGGGTTATTTGGGTCGTGTTGTAAATGCCCTAGCTAAACCTATTGACGGTCGAGGAGAAATTTCAGCTTCGGAATCTCGGTTAATCGAATCTCCCGCTCCCGGTATTATTTCCAGACGTTCCGTGTATGAGCCTCTTCAAACGGGACTTATTGCTATAGATTCTATGATCCCTATAGGGCGTGGCCAGCGAGAATTGATTATTGGGGACAGACAAACAGGTAAAACAGCAGTAGCTACAGATACGATTCTCAATCAACAGGGACAAAATGTAGTATGTGTTTATGTAGCTATTGGTCAAAAAGCATCTTCTGTGGCTCAAGTAGTAAATACTTTACAAGACAGAGGAGCAATGGAATACACTATTATAGTGGCTGAAACAGCAAATTCCCCAGCTACATTACAATACCTCGCGCCTTATACCGGAGCAGCTCTGGCTGAATATTTTATGTATCGTGAACGTCACACTTTAATCATTTATGATGATCCCTCCAAACAAGCACAGGCTTATCGCCAAATGTCTCTTCTATTACGAAGACCACCAGGTCGCGAAGCTTATCCCGGAGATGTTTTTTATTTACATTCGCGTCTTTTGGAAAGAGCCGCTAAATTAAGTTCTCAGTTAGGTGAAGGAAGTATGACTGCTTTACCAATAGTTGAGACCCAATCAGGAGATGTTTCAGCTTATATTCCTACTAATGTAATTTCCATTACAGATGGCCAAATATTATTATCTGCTGATTTATTCAATGCTGGGATCAGACCTGCAATTAATGTGGGTATTTCCGTTTCCAGAGTTGGATCGGCGGCTCAAATAAAAGCCATGAAACAAGTAGCTGGTAAATTAAAATTGGAATTGGCACAATTCGCAGAATTAGAAGCTTTTGCACAATTCTCTTCAGATCTCGATAAAGCTACGCAAAATCAATTGGCAAGAGGTCGACGATTGCACGAGTTGCTTAAACAATCCCAATCAGCTCCTCTTACTGTGGAAGAATAG
- the LOC131625587 gene encoding ATP synthase subunit a, chloroplastic, whose translation MNVLLCYINTLNRFYNISVVEVGQHFYWEIGDFQVHAQVLITSWVVIAILLISTILVVRNPQTIPTSGQNFFEYVLEFIRDVSKTQIGEEYGPWVPFIGTLFLFIFVSNWSGALLPWKIIKLPHGELAAPTNDINTTVALALLTSVAYFYAGISKKGLAYFGKYIQPTPILLPINILEDFTKPLSLSFRLFGNILADELVVVILVSLVPLVVPIPVMFLGLFTSGIQALIFATLAAAYIGESMEGHH comes from the coding sequence ATGAATGTTCTATTATGTTACATCAACACATTAAACAGATTCTATAATATATCTGTTGTGGAAGTAGGTCAACATTTCTATTGGGAAATAGGGGATTTTCAAGTGCATGCTCAAGTACTTATTACCTCTTGGGTTGTAATTGCTATCTTATTAATTTCAACCATTCTCGTTGTTAGAAATCCGCAAACTATTCCCACGTCTGGTCAGAATTTCTTTGAATATGTCCTTGAATTCATTCGAGACGTGAGCAAAACTCAGATTGGAGAAGAATATGGTCCATGGGTTCCGTTTATTGGAACTCTGtttctatttatttttgtttcgAATTGGTCAGGGGCCCTTTTGCCTTGGAAAATTATAAAGTTACCTCATGGAGAGTTAGCTGCACCCACAAATGATATAAATACTACTGTTGCATTAGCTTTACTTACGTCAGTAGCCTATTTCTATGCGGGTATTTCAAAAAAAGGATTGGCCTATTTTGGTAAATACATCCaaccaacgccaatccttttacCAATTAACATCTTAGAAGATTTCACAAAACCCTTATCGCTTAGTTTTCGACTTTTCGGAAATATATTAGCCGATGAATTAGTAGTTGTTATTCTTGTTTCGTTAGTACCTTTAGTAGTTCCTATACCTGTTATGTTCCTTGGATTATTTACAAGCGGTATTCAAGCTCTTATTTTCGCTACTTTAGCTGCGGCGTATATAGGTGAATCCATGGAAGGGCATCATTGA
- the LOC131625588 gene encoding small ribosomal subunit protein uS2c: MTKRYWNITFEEMMKAGVHFGHDTRKWNPRMAPFISAKRKGIHITNLTKTARFLSEACDLSFYAASKGKQFLIVGTKKKAADSVTRAAIRARCHYVNKKWLGGMLTNWYTTETRLLKFRDLRTQQKTGKLNSLPKRDAAMLKRQLSHLETYLGGIKYMTGLPDIVIIVDQQEEYTALQECITLGIPTICLIDTNCDPDLADLSIPSNDDAIASIRFILNKLVFAICEGRSSYIRNF; the protein is encoded by the coding sequence ATGACAAAAAGATATTGGAACATAACTTTTGAAGAGATGATGAAAGCTGGGGTTCATTTCGGCCATGATACTAGGAAATGGAATCCTCGAATGGCACCTTTTATATCGGCAAAACGTAAAGGTATTCATATTACAAATCTTACTAAAACTGCTCGTTTTTTATCAGAAGCTTGTGATTTGTCTTTTTATGCAGCAAGCAAAGGAAAACAATTTTTAATTGTTGGTACCAAAAAAAAAGCAGCCGATTCAGTAACACGGGCTGCAATAAGAGCTCGATGTCATTATGTTAATAAAAAATGGCTCGGAGGTATGTTAACGAATTGGTATACTACAGAAACGAGACTTCTTAAGTTCAGGGACTTGAGAACGCAGCAAAAGACGGGGAAACTTAACTCTCTTCCAAAAAGAGATGCCGCTATGTTGAAGAGACAATTATCTCATTTGGAAACATATCTAGGCGGTATAAAATATATGACAGGATTACCTGATATTGTAATAATCGTTGATCAGCAAGAAGAATATACGGCTCTTCAAGAATGTATCACTTTGGGAATTCCaacgatttgtttaattgataCAAATTGTGACCCAGATCTTGCAGATCTTTCGATTCCGTCTAATGATGATGCTATAGCTTCCATCCGATTCATTCTTAACAAATTAGTTTTTGCAATTTGTGAGGGTCGTTCTAGCTATATACGAAATTTTTGA